The genomic segment ATAAACGCAACAATATGTGGAGGAAGCATGCTGATGAGATACTATTTCAAACTGGCCTGGATAAGCTTCAAACAAACTCCACTATTAAGTTCCTTAATCGTGGTCACGATTGCGGTCGGGATTGCTGCAACCATGATAACTTACACTATCAGCTACATGATGAACAAAGAGCCAGTACCAGGTAAAGCTGACTCTCTTTATCTGGTTCAGCTAAATAGTTGGGACCCTCAAAAAGCCTATTACAGTCAGGGAGAAGATGAACGGGTTCCTCCCTATCTTACCTATCAGGACATGCAAAACTTATGGCGTGCGGATCAGGCAAGGCGCCATGTCCCCATCAGTGGTTACAGAGATCAACTTAAGTTGCCACAGCAGGCTGACTCTGATGCAAAAACAGCATTGGTACGTTCGACCAGTCGGGATTTTTTCAGTGCATTTAATGCTCCAATTCGGTTTGGCAGTCCCTGGTCAGTTGAAGCAGACAGGCAGGGGGAGTTAGTCGCAGTGATCAGTGCTGATGTAAATCAGCGACTATTTAATGGACAAAACTCAGTTGGACAATCTATTCGATTGGGAGCACTTGAGTACCGAATCGTTGCTGTTTTGGATAACTGGCCTATCCTGCCACGGTTTTACGGCGAGGCGATGCGTGCATTTCGCAAGCCCAGAGATGTATTTATTCCCTTTGAAACACAAGTACGTAACGAGCTATGGTCGTCTAATTTACAAGCTTTTGAGTGCTGGCGTGATCCGGAAGATAGTTCATTCGAAGCGTTCTTGTCTTCGGAGTGTGTCTGGGTTTACTTCTGGGTAGAGCTCAATGGGCCCTCTGAGCGCCTTGAATATGAAGAGTTTCTGTATTCCTATGTTCAGGAGCAGCGAGCGTCAGGGCGATTTCAACGTAAAATCATCAATAAGCTAAGCACCCCTGTGGAATACCTGACTCAGCGTGAAGCCATCTCGCAGGATAACCATATGGCACTGGGGCTGTCATTATGCTTTTTGATACTTTGCCTGCTCAATAGCACGAACCTGATGATGGCTAAGTTTCACACTAAGACCCTCGAAGTCAGCTTGCGGCGCGCCGTCGGGGCCAGCAAACGACAGGTATTTCACCAGTTCTGTATTGAAACTCTGTTGCTTGGCACATTTGGCGGGGCACTTGGGCTAATATTAGCGCTGCTGGGACTCAAGGTGTGCAGTCAGGTTTATCAGCACCTGAGTAGCGATCTGATGCAAATGGATATGTTTATTGTGGTGTTAACCCCCTTAATTGCGATATCTGCCAGTGTATTATTTGGCTTATTGCCCGTTATTCGTGCCAGTCGTATTGAGCCCGCCAGTCAGCTTAACAGTGTATAAAGGGGTGAGCATGAGAGACTTGATACCAATCCTTAAAGCGTTGAATTACAGCCGCACCGCTCCTTTGTTATTCGTGCTGCAAATAGCGTTGACCTTTATGATATTAGTGAATGCCGCCTACATGGCATTGCACAAGCACAGTTTATTATCGCGTCCAAGTGGGTTGGATGAACAACATACCTTTTACGTACTCACTAACTTGCCCTCAGAAGCTACTGCAAGAGGTGCGGATATTGACCAAGATTTGCAAGCAATAAGTAACTTGTCAGGCGTCACTTCTGCGTCAGTTACATCTGGGATACCTCTGACTGGTTGGGGGCGCTTTCTGGAAGTCGCGACTCAGGCTGATAGTGAGTATGATACTTTCAGTGGTTATTATGGAGGTGATAACTCGCTACTTGAAACTATGGGGTTAGAGTTGATTGCGGGGGAAGGCTTTTCACAGACACCGCTGTTTGCAGAAACAGATGGGTTTCGTATTGCAACAGAGATCATCATCACACAAGCGCTCGCACAAGCACTTTATCCCGACGACTGGCGCCAGGTTGTAGGACAGACTATTTATATTAACAAGCGACCACAACAGGTTCGGGGGGTCGTGAAAACCTTGCAGGCTGCCTGGAGCTTTTGGGCCGTAGTGGAACATAGTGTGCTTGCGCCGGTAATAGAGACCAGTGAGTACGTTTACTACTTGGTACGCACAGAGCCAGGCCAACAGGCAGAGGTTATGGCGCAAACGATTGACTATCTGATGCGTCGTCATGGAAGAAAAGTTGAAGAGTTGCAAACATTTGAACAAGTAAAGCAGCAGAGCTATCAGGCTGAATATTCGGCCAGTATGACACTGCTGTGGGTTGTAGTGTGTTTGTCTTTGGTTACGGCGTTAGGCGTGTTTGGTCAGGCGCGTTTTGCCGTTACCCGGCGTCGCAGGCAGATAGGGATCCGGCGAGCTCTGGGGGCGCAAAAAGAGCATATAGTTGGGTACTTTATGCTTGAGAATGCACTTTTGACGGTGCTGGGCATTGGTCTGGGATGCATTGCGGCTATGCTACTGAATGTGCAATTCAGTAATTGGTTTGAGCTCGCCGTTGTGCCTGTGGAATTCCTGGTTATCGGAGGAGCGTGTATGCTGCTGCTTGGTCAGGCTGCAACTTTGGCCCCCGCTTTTCGTGCCGCCAGCGTATCACCAGCCATTACGACTCGTCTTGGGGAGCTTAGATAGACTCATCTATACGTAACTTGTTATGATAGCGGCTATAGAAGTGAATCGTGGTAACTATGTTAAAGCTATCAAATAATGTTGAACTGGCTGCTTGGGAAATTGAATTGACAGCGATC from the Pseudoalteromonas sp. R3 genome contains:
- a CDS encoding ABC transporter permease; amino-acid sequence: MRYYFKLAWISFKQTPLLSSLIVVTIAVGIAATMITYTISYMMNKEPVPGKADSLYLVQLNSWDPQKAYYSQGEDERVPPYLTYQDMQNLWRADQARRHVPISGYRDQLKLPQQADSDAKTALVRSTSRDFFSAFNAPIRFGSPWSVEADRQGELVAVISADVNQRLFNGQNSVGQSIRLGALEYRIVAVLDNWPILPRFYGEAMRAFRKPRDVFIPFETQVRNELWSSNLQAFECWRDPEDSSFEAFLSSECVWVYFWVELNGPSERLEYEEFLYSYVQEQRASGRFQRKIINKLSTPVEYLTQREAISQDNHMALGLSLCFLILCLLNSTNLMMAKFHTKTLEVSLRRAVGASKRQVFHQFCIETLLLGTFGGALGLILALLGLKVCSQVYQHLSSDLMQMDMFIVVLTPLIAISASVLFGLLPVIRASRIEPASQLNSV
- a CDS encoding FtsX-like permease family protein, with amino-acid sequence MRDLIPILKALNYSRTAPLLFVLQIALTFMILVNAAYMALHKHSLLSRPSGLDEQHTFYVLTNLPSEATARGADIDQDLQAISNLSGVTSASVTSGIPLTGWGRFLEVATQADSEYDTFSGYYGGDNSLLETMGLELIAGEGFSQTPLFAETDGFRIATEIIITQALAQALYPDDWRQVVGQTIYINKRPQQVRGVVKTLQAAWSFWAVVEHSVLAPVIETSEYVYYLVRTEPGQQAEVMAQTIDYLMRRHGRKVEELQTFEQVKQQSYQAEYSASMTLLWVVVCLSLVTALGVFGQARFAVTRRRRQIGIRRALGAQKEHIVGYFMLENALLTVLGIGLGCIAAMLLNVQFSNWFELAVVPVEFLVIGGACMLLLGQAATLAPAFRAASVSPAITTRLGELR